GTCATATCCATTTTTTGCTTCTATTATGTTTCCTGTTTCGTAAAGGCTTTTTGATAAAATAAAAAGATTGGGTATCTCCTGAAAGGTCTGATCGTATAAAGCTGTTATTGCACCTGTTACTTTTGCATCAGGATTTCTTATGGCTTTTAGCGCATTGTCATATTCTTTCAAAGCCATGTAAATCCGCGCCAGAGCACTGTATTTTTCAGGACCGTTCATGAGTGTTATGCTTACATTTTGCAGTGAATTAACAATTCTTTGAGCATCCGCTTTATTCCCGGACAGAGCATAGGCAACACCAAGAAAATCGTAAATGGAGATCATCTGTGATGTATAAAAACTTTGTTTTTCACGTCCAGCTTCATGCAAAAGTTTATAAGCAAGATGGCCTTCTTTGATTGCCTTCTGAAATTCGCCCTGATCGAGATAAACAGAGCCACGCAAAATCTGGGGATAAACTGTGAGATCAGAGCCGACAAAAGCACTGTCGCCATTATCAATCTGCTTTTGAAGCAAGTCTGTTATGGCAAGTGCTTTGCTGTAATTGCGAATTCCGTTATAAGAGGATGCCAGCAAAAAAAGCTGAAAAGAAGACACCGAATCGCCATTTTCTACTCTTGGTTGAAGAGTATTAATTATTTCATGTATCTGTTGTTTTTGAGCATAACTGCTTAACCTTATATCCCTTGACAGGGAGCAGGCCATAAAAAAAGAAGCCAAAAGCAATATGGCTGATATGGTGAAATAATTTTTAAGTTTCATATTGTTTTATCCGTTAGACAGCAGGTTTTTCGGCAATGCCACAGTAATGCAAGTGAGCTAGTTTCAAAACGTCCCATTTTGGCCGATCTCTGCGTTGGGTGAAAATTTTAATCCTCGAAATACTCCATGTATTCCTGTGGTTAAAATTTACACCCGCCTTGACCTTGACCAAACTGAAACGTTTTGAAAGTGGCTCAAGAATGTAGTTGTTTGATAGAATACCCCCAAACATCACCTGATGAAGTATCCGGTTTACTTCCTGTTTTATTTAGCCGACTGCATTTTTTCTGCCATAGTGCGACCTTGTTTCATATAATCGGCAAACTCATCCGCTTTCATGGCATTGTATAACCCATATTTATAAAGATAGCTGGCAACTTGATAATAACTTATGGTTTCAGTAACCGCTTCCGCATCAAGAGGTATGTTTATCCTTGAGTGAGTCGCAAAGTCATAGTGGTATGCGACATTCTTTCTCACAGTTTTTAAAACGATGAGTTTATCTTTTTCAATGTGTCCCAGCTTCTGGTAATTGCCTATAATTGCAGCTCCATCGTCAGGGTGAATTGAACGAACATCATGGCCGAAAAAGCGGCTCGGATAGCTCCAATTCAGAAGTCCTAGCAAGGTAGGTGCGTAATCAATCTGACTTGAAATGGTCTTTATATGACCGGTCGGCAACTGTCCGCCGGGGGAATAGATAATGAGCGGTATATGATAGTTTTCAACAGGCAGCTCCGTTTTGCCCGCGCTTCCGGCGCAATGGTCGGCCACGATAACAAAGACCGTATTGTTAAACCATGGTTTTGATCTTGCTTCTTCGATGAATTTGCCGATGGCGTAGTCTGTATATTTTATGCCACCGCGGCGTTTCGATGTTTTGGACGGCAAGTCGATACGTCCTTCGGGGAAAGTGAAAGGACGGTGATTTGATGTAGTCATCAAAAAAAAGTAAAAGGGCTTCCCTTTTGCGTAGACTGCATCGGCTTCGCGTGTTGTCCAGCGATACAAATCTTCGTCGCAGGCACCCCAGACATTTGCAAATGTTACATCATCTGAGCTTACGGCACTACGGTCGATGACTTTATAACCATTATTGCCGAAGAAATAGTTCATATTATCGAAGTAACCGAATCCGCTATAAAGAAATGCTGTATCATACCCTTTCAATTGAAATATTGAACCAAGGCTAAATAATCCTTCATTATGCGGGCGTTTCACCAGAGAGCGGCCCGGTGTTGGCGGCAGCGATAGGACCAAAGCTTCCATTCCACGTACCGTGCGGGTTCCCGTGGCGTAAAAATTATCAAACACAAGACTTTTCTGTTCAATGGCCGATAAATTTGGCGTCAGATTTGCGTATTCGCCTGAATTATCCAGGAATTTAGCACTCAGGCTTTCCACTGTAATCTGAATTACATTCAACTTAAGTTCAGGGCCTTTTTTTGAATAGAATCTTAGTGTGTCTTTTTCTTTTGGTTTCAATAATACCGACCCGTCCTCC
This genomic interval from Pseudomonadota bacterium contains the following:
- a CDS encoding sulfatase-like hydrolase/transferase — encoded protein: MIKAAQDISWDLSLLAAFAWGFIYDIGTASWLIIPFILLQAILPEHFFERLWGRFVMQVILFIFLYSLLFCLVAEWVFWDEFGVRFNFIAVDYLVYTKEVIDNIFESYPMPLILGGIALLSLILQIFIWRTGVPAAWAANSASPIKNRYKFGSVACAVVIVVGLIINQNWLPDFTNNYNKELGKNGIWSLFVAFKENELDFDRFFPTIPVDKAFQFMRSEIVEDGSVLLKPKEKDTLRFYSKKGPELKLNVIQITVESLSAKFLDNSGEYANLTPNLSAIEQKSLVFDNFYATGTRTVRGMEALVLSLPPTPGRSLVKRPHNEGLFSLGSIFQLKGYDTAFLYSGFGYFDNMNYFFGNNGYKVIDRSAVSSDDVTFANVWGACDEDLYRWTTREADAVYAKGKPFYFFLMTTSNHRPFTFPEGRIDLPSKTSKRRGGIKYTDYAIGKFIEEARSKPWFNNTVFVIVADHCAGSAGKTELPVENYHIPLIIYSPGGQLPTGHIKTISSQIDYAPTLLGLLNWSYPSRFFGHDVRSIHPDDGAAIIGNYQKLGHIEKDKLIVLKTVRKNVAYHYDFATHSRINIPLDAEAVTETISYYQVASYLYKYGLYNAMKADEFADYMKQGRTMAEKMQSAK